The candidate division KSB1 bacterium region GACCTGGCAGGCTCATCGACGACGCCCGTGGCTTACAATACCCACGGAACTCAGACGATGAGCCTGATTTGCGGAATGGCGCCGGGTGACACGGTAGGCGTGGCGTGGGGAGCGCGCTGGATCTCCGGCGCGCTCAGTTTGTCCGGAGCCGAGACGGTCGCCTCGGCGATTGCCGCGTTCCAGTGGTTGGCCAACCCCGATGGAAATGTAAATACGTTTGACGATGTTCCGCGCGTTTGTTCCAATTCGTGGGGAATTGTGCCGGGCTCGATTCCGGCATGTTATGACGTCTTGAATGCCGCTATTGACAATCTCGAAGCCGCCGGGGTCGCCGTCGTGTTCGCCGCCGGAAATGAGAATCCGGTGTCCGGAATCCGGATTCCAGCCGACCGGGCCAGCAACATGACCGACGGGTTTGCCGTCGGGGCATGGGACTACGCAACGGGTGACGTCTGGGCGCAATCGAGCCGCGGACCCGTGGTGTGTTCGGGAGATCCCGCCCTGAGAATCAAACCCGAAGTGGTGGCGCCGGGCGTAAACGTGCGCTGCGCCGGCAGTGGGTCGAGTTACGGCTACGCGACCGGGACCTCGTACAGCGTCGCATATTCGGCGGGCGTGTTGGCGCTGATGGCTGAGGCAAATCCGGGCCTCGATCCGGATTCGCTGAAGGAGATCCTCCTGTACTCCGCGGTCGATCAAGGTGCAAACGGAAATGACAACAACAGCGGATACGGGTTGATTGATGCCCTGGCCGCCGTGCAGGGAGCGATCTACGGAGTCGGTTGGGTGGCCGGCACCGTGACCGACGATTGGGGTGAACCGGTCCCGGCGACCTTCACGATTCTGGGTTATCCGCAGCAATTCGTGACGGATGCCTATGGTTATTTCTGTTTCCCGATGCCGGCTCAGATTCCGCTCACTTGGCAGATCGTCCTTCCGTCGTTCAATGAATTTGAGGCGACGACCGTGTTCTTGCCGGGTGACACGCTGTGGGCGGATGTGGTTCTGCAACCCAGCAACAATGGCGTGCTGAGCGGAACCGTGATCGACTGCGGAGGACTGCCGGCCGTGGGGTGCACCGTCGAATTGGTGAATCAGCCGCTGCAGCCGGTGACGACCAACCTGGCGGGGCGATTCCAATTCGGGTTGCCCGCCGGCGTGTATGACGTCACGGCCCGCAACGGATTTTGCGCGGACGCGCTGGTGCCCGCGGTCCAAGTGATTCCCGGCGGCATTGTGGATATTGAGGTGGTGCTGCCATTCAATCCATCGCACATGTGCGGTCCGCCGGACAGCTTCGGCTATATTCCGTGCGACTCGTATGACATGGGCGGCCCGGAGTATCGCTGGATCGAGTGCGCTCCGATCGCCGGCGGACGCGGCGTGGTGCACAATCTTCAGGATGACGGTTGCGTGCAAGTCCTGCTGCCGTTTCCGATTACCTACTACGGAATCACGCGAGATCGGCTGTACGTCCATGGCAACGGCTTCGCGCATCTGAACGGTACGACGATGGCGGCATATATCAACACGAATCTGCCGACCACGTTGGGACCGGCCATGTTCGGATTGTGGGATGACTTCAGCGACGTTTACGGCGGCGATATCTGCTCGTGGTTCGACGCCGGACTGGGGCGGTTCATCGTCGAGTTCTCGCATGTCCCGCGCTATGATTCGCAGGATCAGTTTGCCACGTTTCAAATTCATGTGCTGAACCCGGAAGTTTATCCGACAACGACCGGAAACTCGATCATCGAGTATTTTTATGACGCCGTGGATGTCCCGGAGTCCGCGACCGTCGGCATCGACTTGTCCGGCGGTTCCAACAGCTACTCGCAATACGGAGCGAACGGAGTCTATCCGGCGCATGCCACGCCGATCGAAAGCGGTCTCGCGGTGCGGATGACTCCCGGTGCAGCCGTGGCGGGGTTGGCACAGTTGAGCGTGAGCAATGCACCGCTGGTGGTCGATTTGCCGTCGGGCCAGGCCATGGACACCGCGCTGGTGTTGGTCAATTCGGGTACGCTGCCGGTTTCCTATGCGGTCGCGGTACCGGGGGATTCGGTGGCCGGGAGCTATGTAGTCAGCGACTCGCGCGCCGGAGGCCCTCCGTACTCGTTCACCGACATCTCGAGCATTGGGGCGAATCTGGCCGTGGTCGCCGATGATTCGATCTACTTCCCGTATGTACTGCCTTGGCACTTCAAACTGTACGACCGGTGTTTCGACCGGGTGGGGATTTGCACGAACGGATTTCTGACGTTTACCTCAGCGATGGCGGAGTATATCAACCAGCCGTTGAGCCTGCAGAAAGATCCTTACTATATGCTGGCGCCGTACTGGCGTGATCTGAACTTCCCCAGCGGCGATCAGGGGCGGATCTATTCCTATTCTGACACCGCGAATGATCGCGTGATCGTGCAGTACCAGAATGTGCGCTGGTGGGAGTCCACCAACCGGCAGACGTTCCAGATTGTGCTTTGGCATGACGGTCGGATCGACTTCGCGTACGGCACGTTGAACGGGCCGGTGAATCAGTGCACGGTGGGACTGAAAGGCCGGAATACGGCGCAAATCGCGCAGTTGGCGTACAACTCCACGTTCCTGACCAACAACTGCCTGTTGCGCTTTACGCCGCCGACGCCGAGTGGAGTTGCCTTTGCCGAGGTGCGCGATCTCCGGATCGGAGTCCTTCCCGCCGGCGGCAGCGTCAGTGTGCCGATCCGGCTGACCAATAACACGCTTGGCTTTGGCGCGCTGGACTGCGGTGTGACCGTGCGTTGCTCGGAACCCGACCGAGAATTCTGGTCGCCAAGCGTTGTTGTGCAGGCGGCCCCGAGCACCATTGCGGCGGCGCTCGTGGCGAGGGCCGGCCTCAGCGGATTGACGCTAAATTGGGCGCGCTTGAACACGCCGTATTATTGCATCTATAGCGGGACATTGGACGATAGTGTCTTAACGACGCTTGTCGCCACGGTTGCCGACACGTTCTTCGCCATAACGACACTGCCATCCGCGCGGCAGCAATTCGAAGTACGCATGTGCGATGGCCCGCCGGTCGCGGGCGGGCCGAGGCTGCCGGGGATCCCAGATGCCATTGTGTCGAAAGGGGTTGAGGTCGGGCGGAAGTAGGCGGGGAAGAGTAGCTGCGCGAAGCGCGCATCCCCCCCGGCCCCCCACAGGATGTGGGGGGAGTGCCGACCTTCCGATTCCGGGCGGCGGGCGGGCGGACGGCTCGGCGAAGTGCAGCCGGGCGACGCCGTTGGCACCCACAGGTTTGGGTTCAGCGGTTGACGAAACCGTGATGCTGACAATTCCGGCAGGGAAGGAATCCCTGCTCGGCAGAAGATCTCCGTTTCCGGCTGCGGGGGGACGGACGGCTCGGCGGGGAAGAGCAGATGCGCGCAGACGCGCACCCCCCCGGCCCCCCACAGGATGTGGGGGGAGTGCCGACACTCCGGGCGCGCGAGGGTGCGCGCCCCGGCGAAAGATTTTGAGTAAACTGAGATAGGACTTTGACCACTTCACTGGTTGGAAATGCACAGAGGACAAGACGATGAACTTGCGTAGAACTTGGATCTGGCTGGTTGGACTATTTTGCATATTGCAGAGCGTGAGTGTCGCCCTTGCGGATGTGAACAAGCTCGCGGTGGACTTGAGCGATGCGTTCGAGCTGACGCCGGGCGCGAAACAGTCGATGATTGTGTATTTGGCGGACCGGGTGGACGTGGCCGCGCTGGATGCGGCGTTGTGCGCACAGCACCGCCCGCGCGTCGAGCACCATCGAATTGTCGTCAGCGAACTGCAGCGGACGGCGGAACGCAGTCAGGGACCCGTGCGGGACGTCTTGAATGAAATGCAGGCGGCGGGGGAGGTTGACGGATACAAGGCATTCTGGATTGTCAACGCGTTTGTGGTTTATGGGAGCGAGCAAGCGGCACAGGTGTTGACTGATCGCAGTGACGTGGACTATGTGGAACTGAACTTTGAAGTCGAGTTGATCGATCCGATCCGCGGTGAACCGCGGGAGTTGCTCGACAGCGATGCCAATACGCCGCCGATCGGAATCCGGGCCCTGAACGCTCCGCGAGTGTGGTACGAATTGGGCGTGACGGGCGCGGGTGCGCTGGTCGCGAATTGTGACACCGGAGTCGAAGGTGTGCATCCGGCGTTGAGCGGCCGCTGGCGCGGGAATTTCGCGCCGGCCGCGCAGTGCTGGCGTGCACCGGTCTCCGGGTCATCCACACCGGTGGACAATGATCAGCACGGCACGCATGTCATGGGAACGATTTGCGGCGCCACGAACGGTGGAACGGGCGACACGACGGGTGTGGCGCCGGGCGCGCTGTGGATCGCCGACGATGCGATCGGCGGCGGAACGGGAAGCGTATTCGATAACAATGTGATCGACGCTTATCAGTGGATGGCCGATCCGGACGGCAACATCAATACCGTCAACGATGTGCCGGACGTCTGTCAAAACAGTTGGGGAGTGAACGGCAGCTTTTCCGGCTACTCGGATTGTGACAACCGCTGGAATGCGGCGATACAAGGCTTGGAAGCGGCGACGTGCGTGGTGACGTTCTCGGCGGGCAATGAAGGGCCGAGTGCCGCTTCTCACCGCAGCCCGGCGAACGTGGCCATGGACAGCGTGACGTTCTTCTCGATCGGCGCGGCGGACCTGACGAGCGACACGCTCCAGCCCTATACAATGGCTAGTTTCTCCTCGCGCGGACCGTCCGATTGCAACGGGTCGATCAAACCGGAAGTGATCGCGCCGGGCGTGAGCGTGTATTCTTCGATTCCGGGCAGCACGTACTCCAGCGCGTTCAGCGGCACGTCGATGGCCGGGCCGCACGTGGCGGGTATTGTGGGACTTATGAGATCCGCGAATCCGGACGTCGATGTGCGGACGATTAAGTCGATCATCATGCGCACCGCACATGACCAGGACGCGGCGGGAAAAGATAATACGTCGGGCTGGGGGTTTGTCGATGCCTACGCGGCGGTGTTGCAAGTCATTTCCGGATACGGCCGGATCGCCGGCGTCATTCGTGACGAGAGCACGCTGAATCCGTTGCAGGCTCAGGTCGAAATCGTGGGCGGTGCGCAGTTGACGAACTCCAACGGCAGCGGCGCCTACGTGCTGGTCGTGCCGGGGGATTCGACCTACACCGTGCGTTATTCGCTTTACGGCTATGTATCGCAGGACGTGCAGCTGACCGTTGCCGCCAATGATACGACGGTGCACGATGTGCTGTTGCATCCGCGGCCGGTGGTGTACTTGTTGAACGAGAACTTCGATTCCGGCGCGCCGGGCTGGTCACACAGCGCGAGTGCCGGCTGGAGTGACCAGTGGCACGTCTCCACGGAGCGCGCGCAGAGCGCACCGAATTCGTACAAGTGCGGTGACCCGGGAACGGGAACGTACGGGGTGCGCGATGATGCACTCTTGGTCTCGCCGGTGATCCCGGCGCTGCCCGCGGAGGCGCGGTTGAGATTCTCGTATCAGATCGAATCGGAGCTGTCGGGCGCGTATCCGGATTCGGCTTATGACGGCGGAGTGCTGGAACTCTCGATGAACGGCGGTGCGTTCGCGGCACTCGCGCCAGTGGGCGGTTACCCGAAGACCTTCCGGATTCTCGCGGGCGGCGGTAATCCGGTGACGGGACCGCTGGCCGGGCGTCCGTGCTGGGCGGGAAGCCAGACCACGTGGAGAATCGTGGAGGTCGATTTGAGCGCGTACGTTGACCGGGATGTTCAGCTTCGTTGGAGATTCGGTTCTGATGCGGGAACCGGATTGGAAGGATGGTATGTCGATGACGTGGTCGTGTCGGCGTTTGGCCCGGAGACACTGGCGCCGGTGGCCAATCTCGTGGTGTCCGTTTCCGGCAACGATCTGAGACTGTTTTGGGAGAACGCGGGGAGCGCGGCGTATCGCATTTACAGCGACGTGAACTTGGACGGCGGGTACTTGACGTTCGTGGATCAAACCGCGGACACGACCTACACAGTGGTAAACGGCTGGAGCGCTCAGAATGAGTTGTTCTACATCGTGCGGTCGTGGAACGGAGTGAATCTGGGACCGCTGCCGCGCGGCGGCGTGCTCGCACGATGACGGCACCACTGCGCAGCATGCGCAGATCACGGCGGAGAATTCTTACAGGCATACCCATGAAGCTCGTTTGTACCATCGCGCTGGCGCTGGCGTGCATGACCTCGGTGTTCGCCGAGATACAGGGTCCGGCCGACGTGCGGCATCATTCGTTGATTCGCGTCTGGGGCAAGACCCCGGCGCACGAGAAGGCGATTTTCAAGAACGTGGGGCTCGATTTCATGCCGGGGCCGCAGCCGGGGAACGTGCAGATCGCGGCGTTCCCGGAGGACCTGACGTGGCTTGCCGAGCACGGCTATAACTGGGAGTTGATTCACACCGATCTCGAGGAGTTCTATGTCCGGCGGGCGCGGGATGAAGGCAATCTCGACCTCATGGGCGGCTACAGGACCTACGCCGAGATCGTCACGTTTCTGAATACGCTGCACGCGACGTATCCAACGATTACGACCGCGCCCATGGACATCGGGCGGTCGCTGGGGGATTCCGTACTGTGGGCGATGAAGATCAGCGACAATCCGGACGTGGATGAGAACGAGCCGGAGGTGTTCTACAACTCGCTGATTCACGCGCGGGAGCCGGCGGCGATGGAGGCCGTGCTGCTGTTCATGCAGAATCTCTGTCAGAACTACACCAA contains the following coding sequences:
- a CDS encoding S8 family serine peptidase translates to MASIEEDAALELIAPQEGRRGEHETLDSLHFALRLMRVPDVWAMGITGAGVLVSHCDAGVSGTHPALQSSWRGNFGYPWQQCWLDLAGSSTTPVAYNTHGTQTMSLICGMAPGDTVGVAWGARWISGALSLSGAETVASAIAAFQWLANPDGNVNTFDDVPRVCSNSWGIVPGSIPACYDVLNAAIDNLEAAGVAVVFAAGNENPVSGIRIPADRASNMTDGFAVGAWDYATGDVWAQSSRGPVVCSGDPALRIKPEVVAPGVNVRCAGSGSSYGYATGTSYSVAYSAGVLALMAEANPGLDPDSLKEILLYSAVDQGANGNDNNSGYGLIDALAAVQGAIYGVGWVAGTVTDDWGEPVPATFTILGYPQQFVTDAYGYFCFPMPAQIPLTWQIVLPSFNEFEATTVFLPGDTLWADVVLQPSNNGVLSGTVIDCGGLPAVGCTVELVNQPLQPVTTNLAGRFQFGLPAGVYDVTARNGFCADALVPAVQVIPGGIVDIEVVLPFNPSHMCGPPDSFGYIPCDSYDMGGPEYRWIECAPIAGGRGVVHNLQDDGCVQVLLPFPITYYGITRDRLYVHGNGFAHLNGTTMAAYINTNLPTTLGPAMFGLWDDFSDVYGGDICSWFDAGLGRFIVEFSHVPRYDSQDQFATFQIHVLNPEVYPTTTGNSIIEYFYDAVDVPESATVGIDLSGGSNSYSQYGANGVYPAHATPIESGLAVRMTPGAAVAGLAQLSVSNAPLVVDLPSGQAMDTALVLVNSGTLPVSYAVAVPGDSVAGSYVVSDSRAGGPPYSFTDISSIGANLAVVADDSIYFPYVLPWHFKLYDRCFDRVGICTNGFLTFTSAMAEYINQPLSLQKDPYYMLAPYWRDLNFPSGDQGRIYSYSDTANDRVIVQYQNVRWWESTNRQTFQIVLWHDGRIDFAYGTLNGPVNQCTVGLKGRNTAQIAQLAYNSTFLTNNCLLRFTPPTPSGVAFAEVRDLRIGVLPAGGSVSVPIRLTNNTLGFGALDCGVTVRCSEPDREFWSPSVVVQAAPSTIAAALVARAGLSGLTLNWARLNTPYYCIYSGTLDDSVLTTLVATVADTFFAITTLPSARQQFEVRMCDGPPVAGGPRLPGIPDAIVSKGVEVGRK
- a CDS encoding S8 family serine peptidase, producing MNLRRTWIWLVGLFCILQSVSVALADVNKLAVDLSDAFELTPGAKQSMIVYLADRVDVAALDAALCAQHRPRVEHHRIVVSELQRTAERSQGPVRDVLNEMQAAGEVDGYKAFWIVNAFVVYGSEQAAQVLTDRSDVDYVELNFEVELIDPIRGEPRELLDSDANTPPIGIRALNAPRVWYELGVTGAGALVANCDTGVEGVHPALSGRWRGNFAPAAQCWRAPVSGSSTPVDNDQHGTHVMGTICGATNGGTGDTTGVAPGALWIADDAIGGGTGSVFDNNVIDAYQWMADPDGNINTVNDVPDVCQNSWGVNGSFSGYSDCDNRWNAAIQGLEAATCVVTFSAGNEGPSAASHRSPANVAMDSVTFFSIGAADLTSDTLQPYTMASFSSRGPSDCNGSIKPEVIAPGVSVYSSIPGSTYSSAFSGTSMAGPHVAGIVGLMRSANPDVDVRTIKSIIMRTAHDQDAAGKDNTSGWGFVDAYAAVLQVISGYGRIAGVIRDESTLNPLQAQVEIVGGAQLTNSNGSGAYVLVVPGDSTYTVRYSLYGYVSQDVQLTVAANDTTVHDVLLHPRPVVYLLNENFDSGAPGWSHSASAGWSDQWHVSTERAQSAPNSYKCGDPGTGTYGVRDDALLVSPVIPALPAEARLRFSYQIESELSGAYPDSAYDGGVLELSMNGGAFAALAPVGGYPKTFRILAGGGNPVTGPLAGRPCWAGSQTTWRIVEVDLSAYVDRDVQLRWRFGSDAGTGLEGWYVDDVVVSAFGPETLAPVANLVVSVSGNDLRLFWENAGSAAYRIYSDVNLDGGYLTFVDQTADTTYTVVNGWSAQNELFYIVRSWNGVNLGPLPRGGVLAR